A section of the Frankiales bacterium genome encodes:
- the rsmH gene encoding 16S rRNA (cytosine(1402)-N(4))-methyltransferase RsmH: MPDPYDGPADDDAADGGPAPAGEPSHVPVLLERCLALLAPALERPGAVVVDATLGLGGHSEALLTRFPDVRLVGIDRDADALARSSRRLAAHAARTVLVHAVYDELPRVLDEAAAPRVDGVLFDLGVSSMQLDQAARGFAYAQDAPLDMRMDPTRGITAAEVLNTYAAAELARVLRDYGEERFARRIADAVVRERGRAPFDTSARLVELVRASIPAPARRTGGNPAKRTFQALRIEVNAELEVLERAVPAAVDALRVGGRVVVLSYQSLEDRIVKRALVSRASTDVPDDLPFVPAGHEPELRLLTRGAEKASDAEIAANPRAASVRLRAAERLREAA, translated from the coding sequence GTGCCCGACCCGTACGACGGCCCGGCGGACGACGACGCCGCGGACGGCGGACCCGCACCAGCGGGGGAGCCGTCGCACGTGCCGGTGCTGCTGGAGCGCTGCCTGGCCCTGCTGGCCCCGGCGCTCGAGCGTCCCGGCGCGGTCGTCGTCGACGCCACGCTCGGCCTCGGCGGGCACAGCGAGGCGCTGCTCACCCGCTTCCCCGACGTGCGGCTCGTGGGGATCGACCGCGACGCCGACGCCCTCGCCCGCTCGTCCCGGCGCCTGGCCGCCCATGCCGCGCGGACGGTGCTCGTGCACGCGGTGTACGACGAGCTGCCGCGGGTGCTCGACGAGGCGGCCGCGCCGCGCGTCGACGGCGTGCTGTTCGACCTCGGCGTCTCGTCGATGCAGCTCGACCAGGCGGCCCGCGGGTTCGCCTACGCGCAGGACGCCCCGCTCGACATGCGGATGGACCCGACCCGCGGCATCACCGCCGCGGAGGTGCTCAACACCTACGCCGCGGCCGAGCTCGCCCGTGTGCTGCGCGACTACGGCGAGGAGCGCTTCGCCCGCCGCATCGCCGACGCCGTGGTGCGCGAGCGCGGCCGCGCGCCGTTCGACACCAGCGCCCGGCTCGTCGAGCTGGTGCGCGCCTCCATCCCCGCGCCCGCCCGGCGCACCGGCGGCAACCCGGCCAAGCGCACCTTCCAGGCGCTGCGCATCGAGGTCAACGCCGAGCTCGAGGTGCTCGAGCGGGCGGTGCCGGCAGCCGTCGACGCGCTGCGCGTCGGCGGCCGCGTGGTGGTGCTGAGCTACCAGTCCCTCGAGGACCGCATCGTCAAGCGTGCCTTGGTGTCCCGGGCGAGCACCGACGTGCCCGACGACCTCCCGTTCGTGCCCGCGGGGCACGAGCCCGAGCTGCGCCTGCTCACCCGTGGGGCGGAGAAGGCGTCCGACGCCGAGATCGCCGCTAACCCGCGGGCCGCCTCCGTCCGCCTCCGTGCCGCCGAGCGGCTGAGGGAGGCGGCGTGA
- the mraZ gene encoding division/cell wall cluster transcriptional repressor MraZ, with translation MFLGTHTPRLDEKNRVILPAKFRDALADGLVITKGQDRCLVVWTAEGFAEYAATLRAGSQTNERTRAYTRVLFASASDETPDRQGRITIPQPLREYAGLTRDCVVVGADTRIEIWDAATWESYLAGTEQSFVDLDGEVVPSS, from the coding sequence GTGTTCCTCGGGACGCACACGCCGCGCCTCGACGAGAAGAACCGCGTGATCCTGCCGGCCAAGTTCCGCGACGCCCTCGCCGACGGCCTGGTGATCACCAAGGGCCAGGACCGCTGCCTCGTGGTCTGGACCGCCGAGGGCTTCGCCGAGTACGCCGCCACCCTGCGCGCCGGGTCGCAGACCAACGAGCGCACCCGCGCCTACACCCGTGTGCTGTTCGCCAGCGCGTCGGACGAGACCCCCGACCGGCAGGGCCGCATCACCATCCCGCAGCCCCTGCGCGAGTACGCCGGGCTCACCCGCGACTGCGTCGTCGTCGGCGCCGACACCCGCATCGAGATCTGGGACGCCGCGACGTGGGAGTCCTACCTGGCCGGCACCGAGCAGTCCTTCGTGGACCTCGACGGGGAGGTGGTGCCCTCGTCGTAG
- a CDS encoding RDD family protein has product MTDPSPVHGPQHPVPHLNPIPPKARVFQGLRAGVVSRTAAGAIDYLLVASTTVGTYLAIVVLKFLVDPRDYVLPTWSFGLFLLVGFGYLVIYLALAFATTGRTVGARLMGLRVVGRKGTRMHWWAAVLRAGFCAVFPVGLFWCAVSRENRSVQDVVLRTSVIHDWPVHAAPPSPTDTESRSQL; this is encoded by the coding sequence ATGACCGATCCGAGCCCGGTCCACGGCCCGCAGCACCCGGTGCCGCACCTGAACCCCATCCCCCCGAAGGCGCGCGTGTTCCAGGGGCTGCGCGCCGGCGTGGTGTCGCGCACCGCGGCCGGCGCCATCGACTACCTCCTCGTGGCGTCGACGACGGTGGGCACCTACCTCGCGATCGTGGTGCTCAAGTTCCTGGTCGACCCGCGCGACTACGTGCTGCCCACGTGGTCGTTCGGGCTGTTCCTGCTCGTCGGCTTCGGCTACCTCGTGATCTACCTCGCGCTCGCGTTCGCGACGACGGGGCGCACCGTCGGCGCGCGCCTCATGGGGCTGCGCGTGGTGGGCCGCAAGGGCACCCGGATGCACTGGTGGGCGGCGGTGCTGCGGGCCGGCTTCTGCGCCGTGTTCCCGGTCGGCCTGTTCTGGTGCGCGGTGAGCCGGGAGAACCGCTCCGTGCAGGACGTCGTCCTGCGCACCTCGGTGATCCACGACTGGCCGGTGCACGCCGCCCCGCCGAGCCCCACCGACACCGAGAGCCGCTCGCAGCTGTGA
- a CDS encoding AAA family ATPase, with the protein MTAPEPGPAGARGAATVPGGATDLRRHVPRIALDWDDDAPGRTWQQVDATLVFADISGFTALTEKLARRGRIGAEELIETLNRIFGGILSQAAVRGGELLKFGGDALLFVFRGDDHAARACRSAVDMRTALRAAAATPTSVGRLSLSISIGVHSGPVDFFLVGSPTRELLVLGEAATSTAEAEHAAVAGEILLTTGTAQRLPGGSAEPRPDGLHRLRWRRTRPPEGDAPPAPAVQEARLRTLFPHDLGDHLGPAVPEPEHKLATIAFARFSGTDDLLRTRGPDAVGAALHETVSVFEEAMNRERVSLLATDLDSDGGKLFMASGVPYSTEDDEGRMLRAMRAVLDRGTPLPVQIGVNRGHVFAAEVGTPARAAYSAMGDTTNTAARIMSKAPAGSLFAHPQVLEHSRTLFATAPVGPFVMKGKAAPVPVFAVGEELGARDDERGAGAPLIGRDDELAAVRAALVGALDGGGGVLTIAGATGTGKSRILAEALDGLGASVVTVRAEPYGMTSPYRMLRDPVRRAFGVERADPDTMAAQLLATFRERMPDRLALAPLLEPVVMIPIPDTPESSVVEARFRPGLIADLMVRLISSSVPGRFVLVVEEAHWADAASSAVLAHVATAAQGRPWAVVVVRRGEGAGLELEHGPRVELGPIADDVLARFVIGATAAAPLRPHEVDAIVARAEGNPLYAEELVRAFREVGSLEAMPESLHAALDAQVDALDPGSRRLLRYASVLGRSFRTEVLAETLREDDVAVDAASLGRLADFLEADGPGRMRFRNSMIRDSAYDGLAFRTRATLHGAAGRAVEALSSDLDADADTLSLHFSRAGDDARTWVHARRAGRRAQRAYANTDAAVQFQRAYDAALALGDVPLHERREVLVDLVEVCTAAGLFDQALDAVRRGARLAAGDPEWSATFQVLRMRILNVVGDYRAALRVITTTLRTLEPRDTEEARRLRARLVSGRALIRRNQGQWREARAASEGMLDEVRRAGDVDALVATFVTYDIARFVLGEHGVGALAQEALDIARRERRLSGAAEAAFVLGNFRFLTGRWREAVELYEESRRVAAEAGDLVYAATAGANLAELLLTRSELERCEGVLDDALRAAIAAGAGPLAAHTRMLSARLQIAQGRYELAEETAVRAEEDLLAYSQSVPALEARLARAESLSRRGIGDRAWELVVDLAPYSSAEAASLLPRAHLERARAELVLGRLDAALADVDAGLAAAREQGSDFEELRLVLLRGEVATAAGDRAAAAAAAADAAALRARIQGEGAVSSSPG; encoded by the coding sequence ATGACAGCGCCCGAGCCCGGCCCGGCCGGCGCTCGGGGGGCCGCGACCGTGCCAGGGGGCGCGACCGACCTGCGCCGGCACGTGCCGCGGATCGCGCTCGACTGGGACGACGACGCCCCCGGCCGCACCTGGCAGCAGGTCGACGCCACGCTCGTGTTCGCCGACATCTCCGGGTTCACCGCGCTGACCGAGAAGCTCGCCCGGCGCGGGCGGATCGGCGCGGAGGAGCTGATCGAGACGCTCAACCGCATCTTCGGCGGGATCCTGTCGCAGGCTGCCGTGCGCGGGGGCGAGCTGCTCAAGTTCGGCGGCGACGCGCTGCTGTTCGTCTTCCGCGGCGACGACCACGCCGCCCGCGCGTGCCGGTCCGCCGTCGACATGCGCACGGCGCTGCGTGCCGCGGCGGCGACCCCCACGTCCGTCGGCCGGCTGTCGCTGTCGATCTCGATCGGCGTGCACTCCGGGCCGGTGGACTTCTTCCTCGTCGGCTCGCCCACGCGCGAGCTGCTGGTGCTGGGCGAGGCTGCGACGTCGACCGCCGAGGCCGAGCACGCGGCAGTGGCGGGGGAGATCCTCCTGACCACCGGCACCGCGCAGCGGCTGCCGGGCGGCTCGGCCGAGCCGAGGCCCGACGGGCTGCACCGGCTGCGCTGGCGCCGCACCCGGCCACCGGAGGGCGACGCCCCGCCGGCCCCTGCGGTGCAGGAGGCGCGGCTGCGCACCCTGTTCCCGCACGACCTCGGCGACCACCTCGGCCCCGCGGTCCCCGAGCCGGAGCACAAGCTCGCCACCATCGCGTTCGCGCGCTTCTCCGGCACCGACGACCTGCTGCGCACGCGCGGCCCCGACGCGGTGGGCGCTGCGCTGCACGAGACGGTGTCCGTGTTCGAGGAGGCGATGAACAGGGAGCGCGTGTCCCTGCTCGCCACCGACCTCGACAGCGACGGCGGCAAGCTGTTCATGGCCTCCGGGGTGCCCTACTCCACCGAGGACGACGAGGGCCGCATGCTGCGCGCGATGCGCGCGGTGCTGGACCGGGGCACCCCGCTGCCCGTGCAGATCGGCGTCAACCGCGGCCACGTGTTCGCCGCCGAGGTCGGCACGCCGGCCCGTGCCGCGTACTCCGCGATGGGCGACACCACGAACACGGCGGCGCGCATCATGTCGAAGGCGCCGGCAGGCTCGCTGTTCGCCCACCCCCAGGTGCTCGAGCACTCGAGGACCCTGTTCGCTACGGCGCCGGTGGGCCCCTTCGTCATGAAGGGCAAGGCGGCGCCGGTGCCCGTCTTCGCCGTGGGGGAGGAGCTCGGCGCGCGCGACGACGAGCGCGGCGCGGGCGCGCCGCTGATCGGCCGCGACGACGAGCTCGCGGCGGTGCGCGCCGCCCTCGTCGGGGCGCTCGACGGGGGCGGAGGGGTGCTCACCATCGCCGGGGCCACCGGCACCGGCAAGTCGCGGATCCTGGCCGAGGCGCTCGACGGCCTCGGCGCCTCGGTCGTCACGGTGCGCGCCGAGCCCTACGGCATGACCTCGCCCTACCGGATGCTGCGCGACCCCGTCCGCCGGGCCTTCGGCGTGGAACGGGCCGACCCGGACACGATGGCCGCGCAGCTGCTGGCCACCTTCCGCGAGCGGATGCCCGACCGCCTCGCGCTCGCGCCCCTGCTCGAGCCCGTCGTGATGATCCCGATCCCGGACACGCCCGAGTCCTCGGTGGTCGAGGCGCGGTTCCGCCCCGGGCTCATCGCCGACCTCATGGTGCGGCTGATCTCCTCGAGCGTGCCGGGCCGCTTCGTGCTCGTGGTGGAGGAGGCGCACTGGGCCGACGCGGCGTCCTCCGCCGTGCTCGCCCACGTCGCGACCGCCGCGCAGGGGCGACCGTGGGCGGTCGTCGTCGTCCGCCGCGGCGAGGGGGCGGGGCTCGAGCTCGAGCACGGGCCGCGCGTCGAGCTCGGGCCCATCGCCGACGACGTGCTGGCCCGGTTCGTCATCGGTGCCACGGCGGCCGCGCCGCTGCGCCCGCACGAGGTCGACGCGATCGTGGCGAGGGCGGAGGGCAACCCGCTCTACGCCGAGGAGCTCGTCCGCGCGTTCCGCGAGGTCGGGTCGCTCGAGGCGATGCCCGAGAGCCTGCACGCGGCCCTCGACGCCCAGGTGGACGCGCTCGACCCGGGCTCGCGCCGCCTGCTGCGCTACGCCTCGGTGCTGGGCCGCTCGTTCCGCACCGAGGTGCTGGCGGAGACGCTGCGCGAGGACGACGTCGCCGTCGACGCGGCGTCGCTGGGCCGCCTCGCCGACTTCCTCGAGGCCGACGGCCCCGGCCGGATGCGCTTCCGCAACAGCATGATCCGCGACTCGGCCTACGACGGGCTCGCGTTCCGCACCCGCGCCACGCTGCACGGCGCGGCCGGCCGCGCCGTCGAGGCCTTGTCGAGCGACCTCGACGCGGACGCCGACACGCTCTCCCTGCACTTCTCCCGCGCGGGCGACGACGCGCGCACCTGGGTGCACGCCCGCCGGGCCGGACGCCGGGCCCAGCGTGCCTACGCCAACACCGACGCCGCGGTGCAGTTCCAGCGCGCGTACGACGCCGCGCTCGCGCTCGGCGACGTCCCGCTGCACGAGCGCCGCGAGGTGCTCGTGGACCTGGTCGAGGTGTGCACGGCCGCCGGCCTGTTCGACCAGGCGCTCGACGCGGTGCGGCGCGGCGCCCGGCTCGCCGCCGGCGATCCCGAGTGGTCGGCGACGTTCCAGGTGCTGCGCATGCGCATCCTCAACGTCGTCGGCGACTACCGCGCCGCGCTACGGGTGATCACGACCACGCTGCGGACCCTGGAGCCACGCGACACCGAGGAGGCACGTCGTCTGCGGGCTCGGCTGGTGAGCGGGCGCGCGCTCATCCGGCGCAACCAGGGGCAGTGGCGCGAGGCGCGGGCCGCGAGCGAGGGGATGCTCGACGAGGTGCGCCGCGCCGGCGACGTCGACGCGCTCGTGGCCACGTTCGTCACCTACGACATCGCCCGGTTCGTCCTCGGCGAGCACGGCGTCGGCGCGCTGGCCCAGGAGGCGCTGGACATCGCCCGGCGCGAGCGCCGGCTCTCCGGCGCGGCCGAGGCGGCCTTCGTGCTCGGCAACTTCCGCTTCCTCACCGGTCGCTGGCGCGAGGCCGTCGAGCTCTACGAGGAGTCGCGCCGGGTGGCCGCCGAGGCGGGCGACCTCGTCTACGCCGCCACTGCGGGCGCCAACCTGGCCGAGCTGCTGCTGACCCGGTCCGAGCTCGAGCGGTGCGAAGGGGTGCTCGACGACGCGCTGCGCGCGGCGATCGCGGCCGGCGCCGGGCCGCTGGCCGCGCACACCCGGATGCTCTCGGCCCGGCTGCAGATCGCGCAGGGCCGCTACGAGCTCGCCGAGGAGACGGCCGTGCGCGCGGAGGAGGACCTGCTCGCCTACTCGCAGTCCGTGCCGGCGCTCGAGGCCCGGCTGGCCCGGGCGGAGTCGCTGAGCCGGCGCGGGATCGGCGACCGGGCGTGGGAGCTCGTCGTCGACCTCGCGCCGTACTCCTCCGCGGAGGCCGCATCGCTGCTGCCCCGCGCCCACCTCGAACGGGCCCGCGCCGAGCTCGTCCTGGGCCGGCTCGACGCCGCCCTCGCCGACGTCGACGCGGGACTCGCCGCGGCGCGCGAGCAGGGCTCGGACTTCGAGGAGCTGCGACTGGTGCTGCTGCGCGGGGAGGTCGCCACGGCCGCGGGCGACCGCGCGGCGGCAGCGGCCGCGGCTGCCGACGCAGCCGCGCTGCGCGCGCGGATCCAGGGCGAGGGCGCGGTCTCGTCGTCCCCGGGCTGA
- a CDS encoding cyclic nucleotide-binding domain-containing protein, protein MAEAELVAALSGIDLFAGVPPKVISRIAETGEREAYAAGSHVISQGDEVAGFRAFSLPVVGMHVILEGTATVLVHGEPAATLRPGQYFGELSLIDGLPRSADVVADAGGLLTFAISKWTFESLLEDHPEVAVPMLRVLCARLRAHEAVDPGGPAAPAPR, encoded by the coding sequence GTGGCCGAGGCCGAGCTCGTCGCTGCGCTGTCGGGCATCGACCTGTTCGCCGGCGTGCCGCCCAAGGTGATCTCCCGCATCGCCGAGACGGGCGAGCGCGAGGCCTACGCCGCCGGGTCGCACGTGATCTCCCAGGGCGACGAGGTCGCCGGGTTCCGTGCGTTCTCGCTGCCGGTGGTGGGGATGCACGTGATCCTCGAGGGCACGGCGACGGTGCTGGTGCACGGCGAGCCCGCGGCCACGCTGCGCCCCGGCCAGTACTTCGGCGAGCTCTCGCTCATCGACGGGCTGCCGCGCTCGGCCGACGTCGTCGCCGACGCGGGCGGGCTGCTCACGTTCGCCATCTCGAAGTGGACCTTCGAGTCGCTCCTCGAGGACCACCCCGAGGTGGCGGTCCCCATGCTGCGCGTCCTGTGCGCCCGGCTGCGCGCGCACGAGGCCGTCGACCCGGGCGGCCCCGCGGCGCCCGCACCGCGATGA